The genomic stretch CCGAAGATGGTCAACGCCTTCGCCACGCCCGGCGGCTACCTGTACGTCTACACCGGCCTCATCCTGGCCGCGGACACGGAGGCGGAGCTGGCCGGCGTCATGGCGCACGAGGCGGGCCACGTCGTGGGCCGTCACTCCGCGCGCGCCATGGTCAACCAGATGGGCCTGCAGGCCATCACCCAGGCGGCGCTGGGACAGAACCCGGGCACCGTGGCGCAGATCGCCGCGTCGCTGGTGAGCGGCGGCACGCTGCTGGCGCACGGCCGCGGCGAGGAGATTGAAGCCGACGAGTACGGCGCCCGCTACGCCTCCGGTGCGGGCTACGACCCGCGGGGCCTCATCACCTTCTTCGAGAAGCTCCAGAAGGAGCAGGGCGACACGCCCGCGCTGATGAAATGGCTGAGCACGCACCCCACCAACCGGGACCGCATCGCGAACATCCAGAAGATCATCTCGCAGAAGAACCTGCGGGGCAGCAACAACGGCCCGGGCGGGCTTCCCGCCATCAAGCAGGCCCTGGGCGGAAAGTAGTTCCCCAGCCCTCAGTGCAGCGTGGAGGAGCGAGGGTCCTGCTCCTCCACGGTGGGCTCGGGCTCCTGGCCCCGGGCCACGCGTCGCCGCCACCGGAAGCGCGCCAGCTTCGACCGCATGGCGCTGCTGGCGCTCTTGGCCGCGCCGGGCGTCTTCAGGGGCGGCTCCAGCGGCGCGGGCTCCCCGAAGCCGCGGGCGCCCTTCGACTTCCCCTCCACCGAGGCGTGCTCGAGGATGGCGTTGATTTCGCCTCCGACGATGAAGATGAGCCCGGAGAGGTAGAGCCACAGCAGCAGCACCATCACACCACCGATGGAGCCGTAGGTGACGTTGTACTTGCCGAAGTGCTCCACGTACTGCGTGAAGCCCCAGGTGCTCGTCAGCCACAGGCCCGTGCCCAGGACGGAGCCGGGGGTGATGTACTTGAAGCGCTGCTTCACGTCGGGCAGCAGGTAGTAGCAGCACGCCAGCACCAGCATCACCAGTGACGCGGTGAAGGGCCAGCGCAGCCAGGACCACACGAGGTGGAAGGCGTCCACGAGTTGCAGCTTCCCCGCCAGCCACAGCCCCAGCCGCCCGCCGAGCAGGAACACGGCGAAGGACAGCGGGATGAGCAGCGAGCCCATCAGCGTCACCAGCATCGCCAGGCCCTGCGTCTTCCAGAGGGGCCGGGATTCGGAGACGTCGTAGGCCAGGTTGAGCGCGGTGCGCAGCGCATTCACGCCGCGCGACGCGGACCACAGCGTGATGACCAGACCGGCCGTCAGCAGCTTGGGCTGGGGTTGGTTGACCAGGGACCGCAGGTGGCCGGTGATGAGCCCCAACGCGTCACCCGGCACCAAGGGGCGGAT from Myxococcus xanthus encodes the following:
- a CDS encoding M48 family metallopeptidase, with the translated sequence MQRILVAVLGVTLALGLSTGCTKQRISAEKAVARTLISDEQEEQLGKQVKAELETKEKIKYVQNAAVVDYVRGISASILNQASKDRPGVKWKINVIDDPKMVNAFATPGGYLYVYTGLILAADTEAELAGVMAHEAGHVVGRHSARAMVNQMGLQAITQAALGQNPGTVAQIAASLVSGGTLLAHGRGEEIEADEYGARYASGAGYDPRGLITFFEKLQKEQGDTPALMKWLSTHPTNRDRIANIQKIISQKNLRGSNNGPGGLPAIKQALGGK
- a CDS encoding YihY/virulence factor BrkB family protein; translated protein: MRLPRLKHLSWREFSRRFVKEFQEDSVTDIAAQLSYYLLFSLFPFLFFLVTLVAYLPFAPGAVDAMLDRIRPLVPGDALGLITGHLRSLVNQPQPKLLTAGLVITLWSASRGVNALRTALNLAYDVSESRPLWKTQGLAMLVTLMGSLLIPLSFAVFLLGGRLGLWLAGKLQLVDAFHLVWSWLRWPFTASLVMLVLACCYYLLPDVKQRFKYITPGSVLGTGLWLTSTWGFTQYVEHFGKYNVTYGSIGGVMVLLLWLYLSGLIFIVGGEINAILEHASVEGKSKGARGFGEPAPLEPPLKTPGAAKSASSAMRSKLARFRWRRRVARGQEPEPTVEEQDPRSSTLH